Proteins encoded together in one Candidatus Kaiserbacteria bacterium window:
- a CDS encoding mechanosensitive ion channel, producing MNETINQFIQFATSTHPYIQAILIMAVALGVALVLLPFFAGAIKFLTRKTETDVDDELITTLNTPVVYLVLLVGVLIALPLIGLSESWLGTVQSLVKTLFVVVVAQGIVRTIQVLLDGAIKTDHIKAINMQTAPLFKNLTLALVIIGALYAIFLIWGINVTAWLASAGILGIAIGFAAKDTLANIISGVFILADKPYSVGDFVVLGSGITGIVSAVGLRSTRIKTFDDEEVTIPNATIANEAITNKSTGPDTGRVKVSVGVAYGSDLQKVEEMLLDIARAHEQVLDDPEPSVSFTEFGDSSLNLILSCRVKNPLDVYGTKSVLRHAINNRFAESNIEIPFPQRDVNLKK from the coding sequence ATGAATGAAACAATTAATCAATTTATACAATTTGCAACTTCAACGCATCCTTATATACAGGCAATACTTATTATGGCCGTTGCATTAGGGGTGGCACTCGTACTCCTTCCGTTTTTTGCAGGAGCAATAAAATTTCTTACACGTAAAACCGAAACTGATGTAGACGATGAACTTATTACGACACTCAATACACCAGTGGTATATCTCGTACTATTAGTGGGTGTTCTTATTGCACTCCCGCTGATTGGGCTTTCTGAAAGTTGGTTAGGTACCGTACAATCACTGGTGAAGACACTATTTGTTGTGGTCGTTGCACAAGGTATAGTACGGACGATTCAGGTTCTCTTAGATGGTGCAATTAAGACAGACCATATCAAAGCAATTAATATGCAGACTGCTCCATTGTTTAAGAATCTCACACTTGCTTTAGTGATAATTGGTGCACTGTACGCAATATTCCTCATTTGGGGCATTAATGTTACCGCATGGTTAGCGAGCGCAGGTATTTTGGGTATCGCCATTGGTTTTGCGGCCAAAGATACGCTCGCAAATATTATCTCCGGAGTGTTTATTCTTGCCGATAAGCCATACTCGGTTGGCGATTTTGTGGTACTTGGTTCGGGTATTACTGGCATCGTCAGTGCGGTTGGTCTTCGTAGTACTCGTATCAAAACATTTGATGATGAAGAAGTAACCATTCCTAATGCGACAATCGCAAATGAAGCAATCACCAATAAGAGCACCGGTCCAGATACTGGACGCGTGAAAGTAAGTGTTGGAGTTGCCTACGGTAGCGATCTACAAAAAGTTGAAGAAATGTTGCTTGATATTGCTCGCGCACACGAACAGGTTCTTGATGACCCAGAACCTTCAGTAAGTTTTACTGAGTTCGGTGACTCATCGCTCAATTTGATTCTTTCGTGTCGTGTAAAAAATCCGTTGGATGTATATGGAACCAAGAGTGTACTTCGGCATGCAATTAACAACCGTTTTGCAGAAAGTAACATCGAGATTCCATTCCCACAACGAGATGTGAATCTAAAGAAATAA
- a CDS encoding HAD family hydrolase: MHQLCNKYSWEDILALNLKNHTIILDIDGVVMAHAERVVPDETRRYIEILKAKNDIHIVSNGLSKKRKVYTSEALDIPWVDSGCRKPNKRILSFMEYDEEKPMVIIGDKILTDGLFAIRIKAKPLLLERRVTDTDPLITKVTYLIDDTVYSLCKFFFAR, translated from the coding sequence ATGCATCAATTATGTAATAAGTACTCATGGGAGGATATTCTTGCCCTTAATTTAAAGAATCACACTATTATCCTCGATATTGATGGTGTTGTAATGGCTCACGCCGAAAGAGTAGTACCTGACGAAACAAGACGCTACATTGAAATTTTAAAAGCAAAAAATGATATACATATAGTTTCTAACGGGCTCAGTAAGAAACGGAAGGTATACACAAGCGAGGCACTCGATATTCCATGGGTAGACTCCGGCTGCAGGAAGCCAAATAAGCGCATACTTTCTTTTATGGAATATGACGAAGAAAAACCAATGGTAATCATAGGCGACAAAATACTAACCGACGGACTTTTTGCAATTCGTATCAAAGCAAAACCACTACTACTTGAGCGTCGTGTTACAGATACTGACCCTCTTATAACAAAAGTTACCTATTTGATAGATGACACTGTCTATTCGCTCTGCAAATTCTTTTTTGCGCGGTAA
- the pgsA gene encoding CDP-diacylglycerol--glycerol-3-phosphate 3-phosphatidyltransferase, producing the protein MIQNLPNALTILRIALTFVAIALVSLAPTHLYLYLFGIFIAAAATDFFDGYLARKFEVVSDFGKIFDPLSDKVLTFAFLIILVGTNVIPIAIILLLIARDLIVDGVRAALARDIVIPAIRSAKNKTALMFLTIAAALFTLAFPQIALYEDLVMILAMLTLVFSYVSAAQYAGIFYRAKKNLQSE; encoded by the coding sequence ATGATTCAGAATCTACCAAATGCACTCACTATTTTAAGAATAGCACTTACGTTCGTAGCAATCGCGTTAGTGTCGCTTGCACCCACTCATTTGTACCTGTACTTATTCGGTATCTTTATTGCAGCAGCAGCTACCGATTTCTTTGATGGCTACCTCGCACGTAAGTTTGAAGTCGTTTCGGATTTTGGAAAGATATTTGACCCTCTTTCAGACAAGGTGCTTACCTTCGCATTTCTTATTATTCTTGTTGGGACTAATGTAATTCCAATAGCGATTATATTGCTACTCATTGCTCGTGACCTTATTGTTGATGGAGTGCGCGCGGCTCTTGCCCGCGACATTGTGATTCCTGCAATTCGCTCAGCAAAAAATAAAACGGCATTGATGTTCCTTACTATCGCCGCTGCACTCTTTACACTCGCGTTTCCACAGATTGCACTGTACGAAGATTTAGTGATGATATTAGCAATGCTCACGTTAGTTTTCTCATACGTGAGCGCCGCACAATACGCTGGTATTTTTTACCGCGCAAAAAAGAATTTGCAGAGCGAATAG
- a CDS encoding CDP-archaeol synthase: protein MILFEVLYLALPAFAANMAPVIATRLDVLPFLAKPIDGGYLLNGKPLLGKNKMWRGVVAAIVASLIVVLIQYFIQAPVTHVTVVYESIWLALTYGIWVGILVMVGDALGSVIKRQCGFTSGQPLIPLDQIDYIVLFIVGTIPFLAWTPLSASVLIGVTFFLNLAANAAAYAIGIKKTYW from the coding sequence ATGATTCTCTTTGAGGTACTCTATTTAGCACTTCCGGCATTTGCTGCCAACATGGCACCAGTTATTGCGACTCGACTAGATGTTTTGCCGTTTCTTGCTAAACCAATTGATGGAGGGTATTTACTCAATGGAAAACCGTTACTTGGAAAGAACAAAATGTGGAGGGGAGTTGTTGCTGCTATCGTTGCGTCACTAATTGTGGTGCTTATTCAATACTTTATTCAGGCACCAGTTACCCACGTCACTGTCGTGTACGAAAGCATCTGGCTAGCTCTTACATACGGAATCTGGGTAGGAATACTCGTAATGGTTGGCGACGCACTCGGAAGTGTTATAAAGCGGCAGTGTGGATTTACCAGTGGGCAGCCACTGATTCCACTTGATCAAATCGACTACATTGTATTGTTTATTGTGGGAACTATTCCATTTCTTGCATGGACACCACTATCTGCTAGTGTGCTTATTGGAGTGACGTTTTTTCTTAACCTCGCAGCTAACGCTGCTGCCTATGCCATCGGAATCAAAAAAACATACTGGTAG
- a CDS encoding M48 family metallopeptidase: MASLYTHQAKNIRKTWFIMLVFFAVVAAVGWGASEYFGNPAILIAAVGFSLVMNVSSFWFSDKIAIKAASAQPADASVHRGLHNTVENLAITAGLPKPKVYIINDPAPNAFATGRNPENAAVAVTTGLLETLNKTELEGVLAHELSHIGNRDILVMSVVVVLVGFLAILSDMLWHMTLFGGNQNRENSNPALAIVGVALIVLAPVIAQIMQLAVSRKREFLADASGALLTRYPDALASALQKISSYEHPMKKASSATAHMFISNPFGKKGKGGNTMRKLFSTHPPVEERVQALMGMRV, from the coding sequence ATGGCGTCACTCTATACACATCAAGCAAAGAACATACGAAAGACATGGTTTATCATGTTGGTCTTTTTTGCGGTGGTTGCAGCGGTAGGATGGGGAGCATCGGAGTATTTTGGCAACCCAGCTATTCTTATTGCGGCTGTTGGCTTTTCACTCGTAATGAATGTGAGTTCATTTTGGTTTTCCGATAAAATCGCGATTAAAGCAGCGAGCGCACAACCTGCTGATGCATCAGTACATCGCGGCTTACACAATACAGTAGAGAATCTTGCAATCACCGCAGGACTTCCAAAACCTAAGGTATACATCATTAACGATCCGGCACCAAATGCATTTGCCACAGGGCGCAACCCAGAAAATGCCGCAGTTGCGGTGACCACAGGATTACTAGAAACACTTAATAAAACAGAACTCGAAGGAGTACTCGCACACGAACTTTCACACATAGGCAATCGCGATATTTTGGTGATGTCGGTTGTGGTAGTACTTGTTGGTTTTCTTGCAATCCTCTCAGATATGCTCTGGCACATGACACTTTTTGGGGGTAATCAAAATCGTGAGAACAGCAATCCCGCACTTGCCATTGTGGGAGTGGCGCTCATTGTTCTTGCACCAGTTATTGCACAAATTATGCAGTTAGCAGTGTCGCGAAAGCGAGAGTTTCTTGCCGACGCCTCAGGGGCACTTTTGACACGCTATCCCGATGCACTCGCTTCAGCATTGCAAAAAATAAGTAGCTACGAACATCCTATGAAGAAAGCTTCAAGTGCAACGGCACACATGTTCATCAGTAATCCGTTTGGTAAAAAAGGTAAGGGAGGGAATACAATGCGTAAATTATTTAGCACCCATCCGCCTGTAGAGGAACGAGTACAGGCTCTTATGGGTATGCGAGTATGA
- a CDS encoding nucleoside triphosphate pyrophosphohydrolase: MKKRYGKLVRDNVPDIIRANGEMPTVRTLETDGYRKELLYKLIEESEEARQSGFDDENKNELLRELTDVAEVLDAILVEFGITKEELQTAQDAKRKERGGFKNKVFLESVKEK; the protein is encoded by the coding sequence ATGAAGAAAAGATACGGAAAATTAGTGCGAGATAATGTACCAGATATCATTCGGGCTAATGGTGAGATGCCGACAGTCCGTACGCTTGAAACTGACGGGTATAGAAAAGAATTACTCTACAAACTTATAGAAGAGTCAGAAGAAGCACGGCAATCTGGTTTTGATGACGAGAATAAAAACGAACTTCTCAGGGAACTTACCGATGTTGCAGAAGTGCTCGATGCAATTCTCGTTGAATTCGGTATTACAAAAGAAGAACTACAAACAGCACAAGATGCAAAACGAAAAGAGCGTGGTGGTTTCAAAAACAAAGTGTTTTTAGAATCCGTTAAAGAGAAATAA
- a CDS encoding LemA family protein, which yields MNIGAILGIIVIAVAAWVIWAYNAFIRLVNRTEEAWADIDVQLKRRYDLIPNLIETVKGYAAHEKETLNQVTQARTEATQVHVDPSNITPEQIQAMAGAEAGLTQSLGKLLAIAENYPDLKANENFVELQRELTDTENKIQASRRFYNTNVRDLNTAVQSFPQNIIAGIFKFTNREFFELGEDEQDAKDPVKVQF from the coding sequence ATGAATATTGGAGCAATTTTAGGAATTATCGTTATTGCAGTGGCCGCGTGGGTCATTTGGGCATATAACGCATTTATACGTTTAGTAAACCGCACTGAAGAAGCGTGGGCAGATATCGATGTGCAGTTGAAGCGTCGATACGACCTTATCCCAAACCTTATAGAAACAGTAAAGGGATACGCAGCACATGAAAAAGAAACATTGAACCAAGTGACACAAGCTCGAACAGAAGCAACACAGGTACATGTTGACCCAAGTAACATTACTCCAGAACAGATTCAAGCAATGGCGGGAGCTGAAGCAGGGCTTACACAATCACTCGGAAAGTTGTTGGCGATTGCTGAGAATTACCCAGACTTGAAAGCAAACGAGAACTTTGTTGAGCTACAACGAGAACTGACTGACACTGAAAACAAGATTCAGGCATCACGTCGTTTCTACAACACTAATGTTCGTGATCTTAACACTGCAGTGCAATCGTTTCCACAGAACATTATTGCCGGTATATTCAAGTTTACCAACCGCGAATTCTTTGAGTTAGGAGAAGATGAGCAAGACGCAAAGGATCCTGTTAAGGTTCAATTCTAG
- a CDS encoding D-glycerate dehydrogenase, with the protein MAKVYVTREIPESGPAALITAGHEVVVSEKDGVLTREELLSALQEQKPDAVLCLLTDKIDGDVYDAAPQAKIFANYAVGYGNLNLEDAESRGVTVTNTPGVLTDTVAEHAVAMMLSVTSRIVEGDRFTRAGKYEGWGPMMLMGTDLKGKTLGVLGAGRIGSRMAEIAHRGLGMNIVYYDIKENDFLNDELNASFKSEVNNVLKEADVVTVHVPLLDSTRGLISAERLAMMKPSAYLINSSRGPVIDEAALVEALRNDVIRGAALDVYENEPKLADGLAELENVVITPHIASATIETRGKMSSMAAENIIAFLKGDTPPNKVEE; encoded by the coding sequence ATGGCAAAAGTTTACGTAACACGAGAAATTCCAGAGAGTGGTCCTGCTGCACTTATAACTGCAGGACACGAAGTAGTAGTAAGTGAAAAGGATGGTGTCCTTACACGCGAAGAATTACTTAGTGCGCTACAAGAGCAAAAACCAGACGCAGTTTTGTGTCTGCTTACCGATAAGATTGACGGCGATGTTTATGACGCAGCACCGCAGGCAAAGATTTTTGCGAACTACGCAGTTGGCTATGGAAACTTGAATCTTGAAGATGCTGAAAGTCGTGGTGTGACAGTAACGAACACTCCAGGTGTGCTCACCGATACAGTAGCTGAACACGCAGTAGCAATGATGCTTTCTGTTACCTCCCGTATTGTAGAAGGGGATAGATTTACTCGTGCTGGTAAGTATGAAGGCTGGGGCCCCATGATGCTTATGGGAACTGACTTGAAAGGCAAGACCCTTGGTGTGCTTGGTGCAGGGCGTATAGGTTCACGAATGGCAGAGATTGCTCACCGTGGATTAGGAATGAATATTGTATATTACGACATTAAAGAAAACGATTTTCTCAACGATGAACTCAATGCCTCATTCAAAAGTGAAGTCAACAATGTCTTGAAAGAAGCCGATGTTGTAACGGTTCACGTACCACTACTCGATTCAACACGAGGACTCATTAGCGCAGAGCGTTTGGCTATGATGAAGCCCTCTGCATACCTCATTAACTCTTCACGAGGCCCAGTTATCGACGAAGCTGCACTAGTAGAAGCGCTACGAAACGATGTAATAAGAGGAGCCGCACTTGATGTGTATGAAAATGAGCCAAAACTAGCCGATGGACTCGCTGAACTTGAAAATGTCGTAATTACTCCACATATAGCTTCAGCAACTATCGAAACTCGCGGAAAAATGTCATCCATGGCAGCGGAAAACATCATTGCGTTTCTTAAGGGTGATACTCCACCAAACAAGGTAGAAGAGTAA
- a CDS encoding class II fructose-bisphosphate aldolase yields MMTLKEVMQDALERKVAVGHFNISDSNQLNGIAAAARELSVPVIIGVSEGEAEFVGLKKAVAMVRAAAEEFGIDIFINADHTHSVDGCKRAIDAGFDSVIFDGSKLPLVENIASMKEVVEYANQSEREVITEGEVGYIGTSSKMLDDIPDDVVASALPTPDDVVSYIHETGVTAVAPAVGNLHGMLKGRSNPSLNIELIKNMRAATDAGMVLHGGSGLTDDDFRAAIAAGMNVIHINTEIRVAYRKGIEEALAANPDEVAPYRYLNGGHDALQAVVQERLRLFNNL; encoded by the coding sequence ATGATGACACTAAAAGAAGTAATGCAAGATGCGCTTGAGCGCAAAGTAGCGGTAGGACACTTTAATATTTCTGACTCAAATCAGCTCAATGGTATTGCGGCAGCAGCTCGAGAACTTTCTGTTCCAGTGATTATTGGCGTATCAGAAGGCGAAGCTGAATTTGTAGGCCTAAAAAAAGCAGTGGCAATGGTTCGTGCAGCAGCAGAGGAATTTGGCATTGATATATTTATCAATGCCGACCACACGCATTCGGTTGATGGTTGTAAACGTGCGATTGACGCTGGATTTGATTCGGTCATTTTTGACGGCTCAAAACTTCCACTTGTAGAAAACATTGCGAGTATGAAAGAGGTTGTTGAATACGCTAACCAAAGCGAGCGAGAGGTTATTACAGAAGGTGAAGTTGGCTACATTGGTACTTCAAGTAAGATGCTCGACGATATACCTGATGATGTTGTGGCAAGCGCACTACCTACACCGGATGATGTGGTTTCGTACATACACGAGACCGGAGTGACAGCAGTTGCTCCAGCAGTAGGAAACTTACACGGAATGCTTAAAGGAAGAAGCAACCCATCACTAAATATTGAACTTATAAAAAATATGCGAGCTGCAACTGACGCGGGTATGGTATTACACGGCGGTTCTGGACTTACTGACGATGACTTTCGGGCAGCTATTGCGGCAGGTATGAATGTTATTCATATCAATACCGAGATACGCGTTGCATATCGTAAGGGTATTGAAGAAGCCCTCGCTGCAAATCCTGACGAAGTTGCACCGTACCGATATTTAAACGGAGGGCATGACGCATTGCAGGCGGTAGTACAAGAACGATTGAGACTATTTAATAACTTGTAA
- a CDS encoding carbohydrate kinase family protein, whose amino-acid sequence MRYTFVGLGDIVTDAFIKLKDGVHVEEEVTGKELCINFGDKLEYEDVTVVAAVGNAPNASVSAHRLGLSTALVTDLGDDDFGKEKLKALEAEGVSTEFVDVHEGMQSNYHYVLRFGPERTILIKHHEYPYAVPEFAEAPEWIYFSSVGEHGIEYHHELATYCKENNVKLAFQPGSFQISLGAEKLKDVYEAAEIFFCNKEEAQKILNNTSNDMKELLDGVRALGPTIAVVTDGPTGAFASDGTGYWKMPMYPDPAPPVDRTGAGDSFSSTVVSMLAEGLPLPEALRRGPINSMSVVQHIGAQKGLLTRDQLEKYVEEAPESYKLEEL is encoded by the coding sequence ATGCGGTACACATTTGTAGGACTTGGAGACATCGTCACTGATGCATTCATTAAATTAAAAGACGGCGTTCATGTCGAAGAAGAAGTCACAGGAAAAGAACTCTGCATAAATTTCGGTGACAAACTAGAATATGAAGATGTAACTGTTGTTGCTGCTGTTGGTAATGCACCAAATGCGAGTGTATCTGCCCACCGACTAGGTCTTTCAACTGCGCTCGTTACAGACCTTGGTGATGATGATTTTGGAAAAGAGAAACTTAAAGCATTAGAGGCCGAAGGGGTCAGTACCGAATTTGTTGATGTACACGAAGGAATGCAAAGTAACTATCACTACGTGCTACGATTTGGTCCGGAGAGAACTATTCTTATAAAACACCACGAATATCCGTATGCTGTTCCAGAATTTGCAGAGGCACCTGAATGGATTTATTTTTCAAGCGTTGGAGAACACGGTATCGAATACCACCACGAACTTGCTACCTATTGTAAAGAAAACAATGTAAAACTAGCATTCCAACCTGGAAGTTTTCAAATCTCTCTTGGTGCAGAAAAACTGAAAGATGTATACGAAGCAGCAGAGATTTTCTTCTGCAACAAAGAAGAAGCTCAAAAGATTCTTAATAACACGAGTAATGACATGAAAGAACTTCTTGATGGAGTTCGAGCATTAGGCCCAACTATTGCTGTGGTAACTGATGGGCCAACAGGAGCCTTCGCCTCAGACGGTACAGGCTACTGGAAGATGCCCATGTATCCAGACCCAGCACCTCCAGTCGATCGTACCGGTGCGGGAGACTCATTCTCCAGCACTGTTGTTTCTATGCTTGCTGAAGGATTACCACTTCCTGAAGCGCTCCGCCGTGGTCCAATTAACTCAATGTCAGTTGTGCAACATATTGGTGCACAAAAAGGACTCCTTACCCGCGACCAGCTAGAAAAGTATGTCGAGGAGGCTCCTGAAAGTTATAAACTGGAAGAATTGTAA
- a CDS encoding type II secretion system protein codes for MNRQKSQRGFTLIELLVVIAIIGMLSSVVLASLNSARESARDARRLADIRQIQTALELRFDGVSPAEYPDSLSLLVSGGYMPSIATDPRTGIEYYYDNLTSAAGACATATGVCTSYVLGANLENTAHNVLVGDADGTVGAVTCTDPVYCVRP; via the coding sequence ATGAATAGACAAAAAAGTCAGCGTGGTTTTACCCTTATTGAACTCTTGGTAGTTATTGCCATTATCGGCATGCTTTCATCAGTGGTGCTTGCCTCACTTAATTCAGCACGAGAGAGTGCGCGCGATGCCCGACGTCTTGCTGATATACGTCAAATACAAACGGCACTTGAGCTTCGATTCGATGGTGTATCACCAGCAGAATATCCCGACAGTCTTTCACTACTAGTATCAGGTGGCTACATGCCCAGCATTGCAACTGATCCTCGCACTGGTATTGAGTATTATTACGACAACCTCACCAGTGCCGCAGGAGCATGTGCCACTGCAACAGGAGTATGTACAAGTTATGTGCTTGGCGCAAACTTAGAAAACACGGCTCATAACGTACTGGTGGGTGACGCTGATGGCACAGTTGGCGCTGTGACCTGTACTGACCCAGTCTATTGTGTACGTCCTTAA
- a CDS encoding transketolase family protein, whose translation MLNKKQNINENVFNTDVEQVPLRNGFGEGLVEAADTDENVVGLCADLTGSTRMDAFAKKYPERFVQIGVAEQNLASVASGLAALGKVPFITSYAMFSPGRNWEQIRTTICYNNQPVKIIGSHAGVSVGPDGGTHQAIEDMAIMRVIPRIEVISPCDTNEAKKATIEIASSKAPTYMRLAREKTPVMTTEETSFEIGKAYEMWRGKNVDVAIIGCGPLLHGALLAAKKLEEKDIGTVVLNSHTIKPLDDETIVALAREVGAVVTLEEHQASGGLGGAVAEVLAKNEPVPIEFVGVDDLFGQSGTPEELIEHYQLDTSAIIDAVHMAIARKKVA comes from the coding sequence ATGTTAAATAAAAAACAAAACATAAATGAGAACGTATTTAATACCGACGTAGAACAGGTACCACTGCGCAATGGGTTTGGAGAGGGTCTTGTAGAAGCGGCGGACACTGATGAAAACGTAGTTGGACTGTGTGCTGATTTGACCGGCTCAACTCGCATGGATGCATTCGCTAAGAAGTACCCAGAGCGGTTTGTACAAATTGGTGTCGCCGAACAAAATCTTGCAAGTGTTGCAAGTGGGTTGGCGGCATTGGGAAAAGTTCCTTTCATTACATCATACGCCATGTTTTCTCCCGGGCGGAATTGGGAACAAATACGAACAACCATCTGTTACAATAATCAACCTGTGAAAATAATTGGAAGTCATGCAGGTGTTTCTGTTGGCCCTGACGGAGGGACGCATCAGGCAATTGAAGACATGGCAATTATGCGTGTGATACCACGCATTGAAGTTATTTCACCTTGTGATACAAACGAGGCTAAAAAGGCAACTATAGAAATTGCTAGCAGTAAGGCTCCAACGTACATGCGACTTGCACGCGAAAAGACTCCGGTGATGACGACCGAAGAAACTTCATTTGAAATAGGGAAGGCGTATGAAATGTGGCGAGGTAAAAACGTTGATGTTGCAATAATTGGCTGCGGCCCGCTTCTTCACGGCGCGCTACTTGCAGCAAAAAAATTAGAAGAAAAAGATATTGGCACAGTAGTGCTTAATAGCCATACTATTAAACCCCTTGATGATGAAACTATTGTTGCGCTCGCGCGTGAAGTTGGCGCGGTGGTTACCCTAGAAGAGCATCAAGCCTCAGGCGGGCTTGGCGGAGCAGTTGCTGAAGTATTAGCAAAGAATGAGCCGGTGCCGATAGAGTTTGTAGGAGTTGATGATTTATTTGGACAATCAGGAACACCAGAAGAACTTATTGAACATTATCAGTTGGACACCAGTGCTATTATTGATGCCGTGCATATGGCTATTGCACGCAAAAAAGTAGCCTAG
- a CDS encoding transketolase has protein sequence MLTNEKVLELEQTANTIRKDIIEMLLEAGSGHTAGPLGMADVFTLLYFNTLKHDPKNPEWEERDRLVLSNGHICPVQYAAMARSGYFPVEELKTLRKLHSRLQGHPHREYLPGIEASSGPLGSGLGQAVGMALAQRMNSGRSTESYIYALMGDGELDCGIIWESAMLAGREKLQNLIGIVDRNGIQIDGYTWDVMPLEPLKDKWESFGWHVIEVDGHNFTALNDAIGEAKAVNDKPSVLIAHTIPGKGVKEFERDYQWHGKPPSKEEGDMALKELRTLGDRIVCHDCD, from the coding sequence ATGTTAACTAATGAAAAAGTTTTAGAGCTTGAGCAGACAGCGAACACTATTCGTAAAGATATTATAGAAATGCTTCTTGAAGCAGGAAGTGGACACACTGCAGGACCACTTGGAATGGCAGACGTATTTACACTGCTGTATTTCAATACATTAAAACATGATCCAAAAAACCCAGAATGGGAAGAGAGAGACAGGCTCGTACTTTCCAACGGTCACATTTGCCCCGTACAGTATGCCGCTATGGCACGTTCTGGTTATTTTCCTGTTGAAGAGTTAAAGACTTTACGAAAATTGCATTCACGTCTACAGGGGCATCCACATAGAGAATATCTACCTGGTATAGAGGCCAGCTCTGGCCCTCTTGGGAGTGGGCTCGGACAAGCAGTGGGAATGGCATTAGCTCAAAGGATGAATAGTGGGAGAAGTACAGAGAGCTACATATATGCGTTGATGGGTGACGGCGAATTAGACTGTGGAATTATTTGGGAGAGTGCGATGCTCGCTGGGCGCGAAAAACTACAGAACCTTATAGGTATTGTTGATAGGAATGGTATTCAGATAGACGGGTACACATGGGATGTCATGCCTCTTGAACCTTTAAAAGACAAATGGGAATCATTTGGTTGGCATGTTATCGAGGTGGATGGACATAATTTCACTGCACTTAACGACGCAATTGGAGAAGCGAAAGCGGTAAACGATAAGCCTTCGGTATTAATCGCCCATACTATTCCTGGAAAAGGAGTGAAAGAATTTGAACGAGATTACCAGTGGCACGGTAAACCACCGAGTAAGGAAGAAGGAGATATGGCACTAAAGGAACTTCGTACGCTTGGCGACAGGATAGTGTGTCATGATTGCGATTAA
- a CDS encoding RpiB/LacA/LacB family sugar-phosphate isomerase — protein MKVFFATDHAGFELKEQLLVFVSDLGYEVEDLGAHEYVGGDDYPEYIARAAERVSQHPDSKAIIFGGSGQGEAIVANRFKGVRAVVWYGGGTGVLTASREHNDANVLSIGARFVDITHAQEAVKIWLETEFTHDERHVRRIEKIEKVLHT, from the coding sequence ATGAAAGTTTTTTTTGCGACTGACCATGCAGGCTTTGAGTTAAAAGAACAACTCCTTGTGTTTGTTAGTGATCTTGGATACGAAGTAGAAGATTTAGGTGCACACGAATATGTAGGCGGTGATGATTATCCAGAGTACATAGCACGTGCGGCAGAGAGAGTTTCTCAGCATCCAGACTCTAAAGCGATTATTTTTGGAGGTTCAGGGCAGGGTGAAGCAATCGTTGCAAATCGATTTAAGGGGGTACGTGCAGTTGTCTGGTACGGGGGAGGTACGGGAGTTTTGACGGCATCAAGAGAACATAATGATGCGAATGTATTAAGTATAGGAGCGCGTTTCGTGGATATTACTCACGCACAAGAAGCAGTCAAAATATGGCTTGAGACAGAATTTACTCACGACGAACGTCATGTTCGAAGGATAGAAAAAATTGAGAAGGTTCTCCACACATAA